The sequence AGACAGGGTGACGGGGAAGAGGGCCACCATGGTCTCCAGGGCCCCGTCCTCCAGCAGCACCAGGGTCTCCACACCGGCTGGCCGGTGGGTATAGAAATAGTCGATATAGGCGTCGTCGTCCCCAAAGGACAGCTTCCACAGCTCCTTTTGCCGGGTCTCCTCCCCGGGGCGGGCGGGTCTGATCTCGATCATGGGGTCACCTTCTTTCTCTGCCGCGCTCTACCGCTGGGTCGCGGCGTATTTTTCCACCATCCGGTCGGGGTAGTAGGATTCCTTGGCCTTGCGCAGGCCCTCCACCCCCATGTCGTCCTCCCGGTTGAGGTACCGGACGTTGGGGTGCTTGGCCCGGACCCACCGGGCAAATTCCCGGTTGATCATGGCGTAGGCCCCCTGGAGCTCGCCGTAGGCCTTCTCAAAGTGGACGTCGTAGGTGTCGGAGTTGAGGCGGTCCCCCATGGTAAAGGCCACTACCTCCCCGTACACCCGGATGAGCCCCCCCTCCAGGCCCAGAGCGTGGTAATGGTCCATGGCGGTGCGCAGGGCGATGCCCTCGTCGCCCAGGTCCCGCTCTTCGGCGGCGCCCTCCCGGACCATGCTGCGCCGATACCACTCCTGATCCATTTCCAGGCACTCGGGCAGGGTTTGGGGGGTGATTTCCTCATAGACCCAGGAGGGGTTATTGTCCATAAAGCGGTTGATGTGGTTGCGCTTGGCGTGGAGCTTTTTGCCGGTCAGATCGGCCAGGCGGTCGATGTCGTAGAGGTAATCGAAGCCGTCCCGGTCGGCCTCATAGGCAAAGCGGCCGGGCATGAGCCGGTCCAGCTCCTCCATCTGCCGGGTGGTGAGGCAGACCAGCCGCAGGGGCTGCCGCCGCTCGTCGGCCTCCCGGGCCAGGATGTCGATGGCGGCGGCCAAGTCGCCGCTGCCCGCCGGATACATGTAGCTGCACCCCATCCGTCCGCACAGATGAGTGACCAGAAACCCGTCCACCTGGGCGATCTCCTGGCCATAGGCCCGGCTCCAGACAAACAGATTGGTAAAATTATAGTCGCAGCCCCGGTAGTCCGCCTGGGCCAGCAGGGCGTCCACCCAGGCTTTGTCCGAGGGCTGCGGCGTTCGGAAGTCGATCATATCGGTTTCATTCTCCTTGGCAATGCTTTCTAATACGAAATTCTATCACGAAGTCCTCCCCAACGCAAGGAAAACCCGCCGATTTTGCCCGGCATTTCACCCGGTCACCGACCGTCCCAGCGGCAGCGGGCCAAATCCACCCGCCCGTCGGGGGTGAAGGGGACTCCCTCCGCCTCCAGCATGGCCCGCTGGACCCCAGGGCCAAAGGCGTGCTCCCGGATGACGCCGTCCCGGGCCATCACCCGGTGGCAGGGAATGGCGGAGTCGGTACAGGCCGCCATGGCGTAGCCCACCGCCCGGGAGGCCCGGGGGCTGCCCGTCATCAGGGCGAGCTGGCCGTAGGTGGCCGCCCGGCCGGGCGGAATCTGCCGCACCAGGGCATATACCTTGTCATAATAGCTCACCGTCCGGCCTCCTCCCGTCCCTTTTGAGGACAGCTCCCTTCTTCCGCATCATGCTCCAGTCCGATAGAAAATTAGTATAACACGTTTGGCCCGTGAAAAACCAGGCCGGGCGCAAAAAGCTCCGGGCGCTGGCATGCAGCGCCCGGAGCCGGCCCCGGCGCTCAATAGCCGGGGTAGACGTCGCTCTTTCTGGGCAGGATGATGGCGGCGATGAGGTAGACCCAGAAGCCCAGCGAGAAGCTGACGACGGTGAGCACCACCCACAACAGCCGCACCAGGCTGGGGTCCATGTTAAAATATTCGGCCACGCCGCCGCAGACGCCGGCCAGCATCCCATGGTCCAGGCGATAGAGCTTTTTCGGTTCGTTCATAGCAACCCCTCCTTCATTTGTATTCAGTATACGGCCCAAGGATGAAAAAAACCAGAGAGAAAAGATTAAAAATCCTTAAAATCCAGCCCTATTTCCCCTCGACCTCCAGCAGAACGCCCTTTTCATACTTCAGGCGGGCCACCTCGTTTTTGGTGGTCTTCTGGATGTCGTCCATGCGCATCTCTTCGGTGATGGTGGACACCAGGGTGTAGGCCACGCCGTGACGCTTGGCCCGGCCGGTGCGGCCGATGCGGTGGACGTAATACTCGTTCTCGTCCGGCACGTCGTAGTTGAACACCACGTCCACGTCGTCAATGTCCAGGCCCCGGGCGGCCACGTCGGTGGCCACCAGCACCCGAAGCTCTCCCCTGCGGAACTTGTTCAGGGTCTGCTCCCGGACCCGCTGCTGGATGTCACCGTGGATGGCCTCGGCGGAGATGCCCTTCATCTTCATCAGGCCGGCCAGCCGGTCGGTCATATTCTTGGTGTTGCAGAAGGCGATGGCCCGCTCGTAGCTGCCCGCCTCCAGCAGCTTGACGGTGATGTCCACCTTCTCCCCCCGGTCCACGGCGATGCGGTACTGCTGGATGTCCGGCTTGTTCTGCTCGTCGGCCCGGACCACGATCTCCACCGGGTCCCTCTGGTATACCCAGGAGATATCCATCACCTCCCGGGAGATGGTGGCGGAAAAC is a genomic window of Intestinimonas massiliensis (ex Afouda et al. 2020) containing:
- a CDS encoding MGMT family protein, which translates into the protein MSYYDKVYALVRQIPPGRAATYGQLALMTGSPRASRAVGYAMAACTDSAIPCHRVMARDGVIREHAFGPGVQRAMLEAEGVPFTPDGRVDLARCRWDGR
- a CDS encoding DUF2156 domain-containing protein, which translates into the protein MIDFRTPQPSDKAWVDALLAQADYRGCDYNFTNLFVWSRAYGQEIAQVDGFLVTHLCGRMGCSYMYPAGSGDLAAAIDILAREADERRQPLRLVCLTTRQMEELDRLMPGRFAYEADRDGFDYLYDIDRLADLTGKKLHAKRNHINRFMDNNPSWVYEEITPQTLPECLEMDQEWYRRSMVREGAAEERDLGDEGIALRTAMDHYHALGLEGGLIRVYGEVVAFTMGDRLNSDTYDVHFEKAYGELQGAYAMINREFARWVRAKHPNVRYLNREDDMGVEGLRKAKESYYPDRMVEKYAATQR
- a CDS encoding DEAD/DEAH box helicase, which produces MEINGEQVNEVVRYDQLELSPELMRAIEKKGYVQATPVQGGAIPYFMEWRDVIAKAPTGTGKTFAFGIPMVEHVDPASDAVQGLVLAPTRELAIQIMEELRDLCEFKEGVRAVVLYGGQPIEKQITQLKKKPQIVVATPGRLMDHMKRRTVRLDQVQTVVLDEADRMLDMGFIHDVTRILDQIKSRKNLGMFSATISREVMDISWVYQRDPVEIVVRADEQNKPDIQQYRIAVDRGEKVDITVKLLEAGSYERAIAFCNTKNMTDRLAGLMKMKGISAEAIHGDIQQRVREQTLNKFRRGELRVLVATDVAARGLDIDDVDVVFNYDVPDENEYYVHRIGRTGRAKRHGVAYTLVSTITEEMRMDDIQKTTKNEVARLKYEKGVLLEVEGK
- a CDS encoding PspC domain-containing protein, with translation MNEPKKLYRLDHGMLAGVCGGVAEYFNMDPSLVRLLWVVLTVVSFSLGFWVYLIAAIILPRKSDVYPGY